The region CGAGATCGGTGGTCTCCACGGTCCGCCAGTGTGCGGGGCGTCGTTCCCGGTGAGTCCGTACGCGGGCCAGCCAGTCCGGGTCGTCGCCCCCGGAGGGCCCGGTCGCGACGTAGGTCACCTCGGGCTCGGCGGCGAGGCGCAGCTCGGCCTCCTCGGACTTGCCCGACCGCGACCCGCCGAGCAGCAGCGTGCGGCGGGGCCGCCCGCCGGTGGCCTCGGAAGGACCGTCTGTGATCGGTGTGCTCGCCGTGCCGATGACGGTTCCGTCGGGGACGGCCTCCGCTCCCCAGAAACCGAGCCTGCGGGCGAGCTCGCCCTCCGAGGGGACACGATGGCAGAGGTTCACCGCGATGATCCGGGTGCTCGGCGTCACGCGCCCCCGCCGGCGCAGGTCGCCCAGCCGTTCCGGCCGGTCCGGCAGATCGATGAGCACCACGTCGAAGGGCGAGTCAGGAGGCGGTCCGTCGCCGGGCTCGCCATGGCGGGACGGCGGGCCCACGGCATACAGCAGCCGGCCGCCCTCGGGCGCGGTGACCTCGCGGCCGTCCGAGGTGCGGAGCAGCCGGTATCCCTCGGGCAGGCCCTCCTCGACCCCCGGGTGCGGTCCGGCCGGAGCGTCCGGTCCCGTCGCGATGTCCGACGCGGTCGCGGGGCCCGCCTCCGAAGGCTGTCGTGACGGAGCGAGCCGTACGCGTTGGTCGACCAGGATGGACGCGGGACGCCGGTGGCCGGGATCGAGACGCCCGCAGGACGCGCAGGCGCAACCGGGCACGGGCCAGCCCTCGGAGCCGCCGGTGCCCTCCACCCGGACCTTCATGTCGCCCCCTTCCGCGCTCCGCCGAGATCGTGTAGCCAGGATAGGGTCCGGCTGCACGGCCGTCGCGTCGCGGCGGCCCGGCGTGAGTCCCGGGCGCGGGGACGGCGAGGAAGCGAAGGAGCGGGTGCGGATGATTTGGCGGTGGCGTTACGAGGACGCGAACGGCGGCGAGGTCACGGACCGCCCGCTGCCCCGGGAGATCTTCTCCAGCCAGTCGGACGCGGAGTCGTGGCTGGGGGAGAGCTGGCGCGAGCTGCTGGAGGCCGGCGTCGAGCAGGTGTCGCTGCTGGAGGACGAGCGGGTCGAATACTCGGGGATGTCCCTGCGCGCCGAGTGAGACGGCGCTCGCCGCCCGGGCCCCGCGAGTGCGGGAGCCGGGCGGCGCGCCGGTATGAGCGGGCGGGACGTCAGGGACGGCTGGACGGGCTGACGGTCTTGGCCGGGTCACGCTCGACGACCGGCTCCAGCGCGTCGTCGATCTTCTTGAGCACGTCGGCGTCGAGCTTCACGCCGGTGGCCTTGACGTTGTCGCGCACCTGCTCCGGCTTGGTCGCCCCGACGATGGCCGACGACACGTTGGGGTTCTGCAGCACCCACGCCACGGCGAGCTGGGCCATCGACAGGCCGAGGTCGGCCGCGATCGGCTTGAGGTCCTGCACCCGCCGCAGCACGTCGTCGCGCATCAGCCGGTCGATGAAGCCCGAGCCGGTGGAGTCGGTGGCGCGCGACCCGGCCGGCGGCGGCCGGCCGGGCAGGTACTTGCCGGTCAGCACGCCCTGCGCGATGGGCGACCAGACGATCTGTCCGAGGCCCTCCTTCTCGCACAGCGGCACGACCTCGGACTCGATGACCCGCCACAGCATCGAGTACTGCGGCTGGTTCGACACCAGCCGGTCGAACCCCATGTCGTCGGCGATCTTCAGCGCCCGCGCGATCTGGTCGGCCGTCCACTCGCTGACGCCGACGTAGAGGACCTTGCCCTGCCGTACGAGGTCGTCGAACGCGCGCAGGGTCTCCTCCAGCGGCGTCTCGACGTCGAAGCGGTGCGCCTGGTAGAGGTCGACGTAGTCGGTCTGCAGGCGGCGGAGCGAGCCGTTGATCGACTCGGTGATGTGCTTGCGGGACAGTCCCCGGTCGTTCCTGCCCTCACCCGTCGGCCAGTAGACCTTCGTGAAGATCTCCAGCGACTCGCGGCGCACGCCCTTCAGCGCGCGGCCGAGCACCTCCTCCGCCCGGGTCCCGGCGTAGACGTCGGCGGTGTCGAAGGTGGTGATCCCCTCGTCGAGGGCCGCGCGGACGCACTCGACGGCGGCGTCCTCCTCCACCTGGGAACCGTGGGTGATCCAGTTTCCGTAGCTGATCTCACTGACCATGAGGCCGCTGCGGCCAAGATGACGGTATTCCATGCCCTTGACATTAGGTCATGAGTCGCGGCACCCCGGTGATCGGATCGCGGTAAGGTGCCCGGCGTGCGCCGGTTGATCTCTTCTCGTCCCGTACGGCTGGCACTGCTGGCCGCGCTGGTCGCCGGGGCCGCCGCCGGGCTGGTCCTGGCCGCGCGGCGGCGCCGGGCCGCCACTCCGGTACGGCCGTCCCGTCTCACCACCTCGCCGTCCCAGGGGGAGAGCGGGGACGCGGAGGACCGGCACGGCCCGGAGCCGCTGCTGGGGTGGGCCACCGAGGAGGACCTGAAGCGGTACCGGCGGCCGGAGGGCGGCGCCCCCGTCTTCCGCCTCCTGCGGGGCCTCCCGCCGGTCAGGGGGCTCGTGCCGCCGCGCGGGACGAGGGCGCGCCGCTGGACGGCGGCGGTGGTCGTCTCGCTCGGCCTGCTGGCCCTGGGCGGGCAGCTGCTGGAGAACGCCGTGTTCGGTCCGGACACCCGGACGTCGTACGAGGACGGCTACACCGAGCAGTGCCCGGGGGAGGGCTGCGGCCCGGGGCAGGGCGACGCGTTCCTCTTCGCCGAGCCCGGCTGTATGGACGAGTGCGGGGTGGCGGTTCCCGCAGATTCAGGGGGCGGGGTGGAGAATCCGGCGGACCCGGAGGGCGGGGAGCCCGCCACGGCGGAGCCGGAGACGTCTCCCGACCCCCGCTGCGTGCTCCATCCGGCGCCCCGGGGAAGGCCATCCGTACGGCCGGTCTCCCGCCGCGTGAGCGCCGGGGTGAACCGGCAGTGGCGGCGCATCGAGCGATGGCTCAGGGCGCACGCGCCGCGGACGTACGCCTCCCTGAACGGCCCGGCGACCCCGCGACTGGTGGCCAGGGCGGAGGCACGGATCGGGACCCGGCTGCCCGACTCCCTGCGGGCGTCGCTGCTGCGCCACGACGGTTCGCGTGGCGGCGCGAGCATCCGGCTCCCGCCGTTCCACCTGATGATGAGCACGAGTCAGATGGTCTCCGCCTGGCCGGAGGCGTGCGGGGTGGGCGGCATCCCCGTCGCCTTCGCCGACGACTCCGACATCTCCGACGACTCCGGCGACTACCTTGTGACCGACGCCGCCACCGGCGGGGTCGGCGAGGCGTCGCCGGACCTGCCGTACTACGAGGCCGACTGGTCGTCCTACTACGCGCTGCTGAAGGCCACGGCCGACGCACTCAGCCGTGCCGCCGAGGTCGACGGTTTCCGGCCGGTGGTGCGTGGCGGCGCGCTGGACTGGACGTCCGCCTGATCCACGGCTGAGCTGATCCGGCGAGCGGGCGTGACCGAGCCGGCGTCACCGTGCGGGGATCACCGTACGAGAGTCACCGTACGAGGATCACCGTACGGGCGTCACTTCTTGAGCTCGACCGGGATGCCGCCGGGCAGGACGGTGGGCTTGGGGAAGCGCAGGCGCCGCATCTGCGACGAGCGCATCGCCGCGTAGAAGCCGATGCCCTTGAGGCTCTCACCCGGGAACTTCTCCGCCGCCTCCTTCTTCACGCGCCCGGCGACATAGAACGAGCCGGCCAGCACCAGCACCATCACGACCGGCAGGGAGAGCGTGTAGACCAGGAGGACCGCCGAGCGGATCTGGATCGGGAACGGCACCATCGACAACAGCATGATGACGAAGACGACGGGCAGGAAGTACTGCCCCGGCAGGCGCCGCGAGTCGACCCAGTCACGGGCGAACTTGCGGACCGGGCCGCGGTCGCGTACGGGGAGCGCCCGGTCGTCACCGCGCAGCATGGCCTCACGCTGCCGGGACCGCAGCGCCTTGTCGCGCTCGCGGGCCAGGCGGTAGGCCTCTTTACGGTTCGAGGGCGCGGTCACCGGGGAGCGGCGGCGGCCCTGTGCCTCACTCCGTTTGGGAGTGGGACGGCCCTTGCCCGGGGTGCCGTGGGGCTTAGGATCCTCTACAGGGACGGGGGAGTCCTCCGCAGAGGTCTGGGTGCGACGTCGGAACACGTCGCTCAGCCTACCGGGAGTGCAACTTAGTGACGCCCTCGCGCGTTATGCGTAGGGTGAACCCAGGCGGTTCCGCCGCCTGGGCAAGGGGCTTTAAGACGGCTGGGGTCACCCACGCAGGACCTTGGAGAAGGGGACGGCCGACGCGCATGAGCGTGATGAAGAGACTTTCCATGATCTTCAAGTCCAAGGCCAATAAGGCCTTGGACAAGATGGAGGATCCGCGGGAGACGCTGGACTATTCCTACCAGCGTCAGCTTGAGCTGCTGCAGAAGGTCCGCCGTGGCGTGGCCGACGTGGCCACCAGCCGCAAGCGGGTGGAGCTGCAGATCAACCAGCTCACGAGCCAGACCGCGAAGCTGGAGAACCAGAGCAGGCAGGCGCTGTCGGCCGGGCGCGAGGACCTCGCTCGCGAGGCGCTGGCCCGCCGAAACGGCCTGAACGCGCAGATCGCCGACCTGCGGATCCAGTACAGCAACCTCCAGGGCGAGGAGGAGAAGCTCACCCTCGCCAGCCAGCGGCTGCAGGCCAAGGTCGACTCCTTCCGTACGAAGAAGGAGACCATCAAGGCCACCTACACGGCGGCCGAGGCCCAGACGCGGATCAACGAGGCGTTCTCCGGCATCTCGGAGGAGATGGGCGACGTCGGCCTGGCCATCCAGCGGGCCGAGGACAAGACCGCGCAGATGCAGGCCCGTGCCGGTGCGATCGACGAGCTGCTGGCCAGCGGCGCGCTGGACGACTTCACCGGGCAGCGCGACGACATCCAGGCGGAGCTCGACCGCATGGGCGGCGGCCAGGACGTGGAGCTCGAACTGGCCAGGATGAAGGCCGAGCTCGGTCAGGGCCCGGCGCCGCAGAGCGCCATCGAGGCTGGGCAGCAGGGCCAGGCGGCCCCGTCCGCCCAGCAGCACACGCAGCAGCTCCGTAAGCCGGGGGAGGGGTTGTGATAGTCCGGATCATGGGCGAGGGGCAGGTGGAGATCGCCCCCGCCGACATCGACGTGCTGAACGAGCTCGACGGTGAGCTTGAGGCCGCCATCGAGACGGATGACGAGACGCAGTTCCGTGCCAAGCTGCACGCGCTGCTCGACAAGGTCCGCGACGTCGGCAGGCCGCTGGCGGACGACTCCCTGGAGCCGTCCGAGCTGATCCTGCCGCCGGCCGACGCCTCGATCGAGGAGGTGCGGGAGATGCTCGGGGACACCGGGCTCATTCCCGGCTGATGGCTTCCACGCGATTCGCCCCTGATCGCGGCCTGAGCGTGCGGATGACCGTGACGATGTTCCTGCTCGGGCTGCTCTACGTGGCGTTCATGGCCGTCCTGATCGCCGCGGGCGTCCGGGCGGTCATGGTCCTCGTGATCGCCGCGGGTCTCCTGCTGGTGCAGTACTTCCTGTCCGACAAGATCGCGCTGTTCGCGATGAACGGACGGGAGGTCTCCCCGCAGGAGGCTCCCGAGCTGCACGGGATCGTCGACCGGCTGAGCGCGATGGCGGGGATGCCCAAGCCGCGGGTGGCGATCGCCGACTCCGACATGCCGAACGCGTTCGCCACCGGGCGCGACCAGAAGC is a window of Microbispora sp. NBC_01189 DNA encoding:
- a CDS encoding aldo/keto reductase family protein; this translates as MEYRHLGRSGLMVSEISYGNWITHGSQVEEDAAVECVRAALDEGITTFDTADVYAGTRAEEVLGRALKGVRRESLEIFTKVYWPTGEGRNDRGLSRKHITESINGSLRRLQTDYVDLYQAHRFDVETPLEETLRAFDDLVRQGKVLYVGVSEWTADQIARALKIADDMGFDRLVSNQPQYSMLWRVIESEVVPLCEKEGLGQIVWSPIAQGVLTGKYLPGRPPPAGSRATDSTGSGFIDRLMRDDVLRRVQDLKPIAADLGLSMAQLAVAWVLQNPNVSSAIVGATKPEQVRDNVKATGVKLDADVLKKIDDALEPVVERDPAKTVSPSSRP
- a CDS encoding DUF3043 domain-containing protein codes for the protein MFRRRTQTSAEDSPVPVEDPKPHGTPGKGRPTPKRSEAQGRRRSPVTAPSNRKEAYRLARERDKALRSRQREAMLRGDDRALPVRDRGPVRKFARDWVDSRRLPGQYFLPVVFVIMLLSMVPFPIQIRSAVLLVYTLSLPVVMVLVLAGSFYVAGRVKKEAAEKFPGESLKGIGFYAAMRSSQMRRLRFPKPTVLPGGIPVELKK
- a CDS encoding PspA/IM30 family protein; this translates as MSVMKRLSMIFKSKANKALDKMEDPRETLDYSYQRQLELLQKVRRGVADVATSRKRVELQINQLTSQTAKLENQSRQALSAGREDLAREALARRNGLNAQIADLRIQYSNLQGEEEKLTLASQRLQAKVDSFRTKKETIKATYTAAEAQTRINEAFSGISEEMGDVGLAIQRAEDKTAQMQARAGAIDELLASGALDDFTGQRDDIQAELDRMGGGQDVELELARMKAELGQGPAPQSAIEAGQQGQAAPSAQQHTQQLRKPGEGL
- the pspAA gene encoding PspA-associated protein PspAA, yielding MIVRIMGEGQVEIAPADIDVLNELDGELEAAIETDDETQFRAKLHALLDKVRDVGRPLADDSLEPSELILPPADASIEEVREMLGDTGLIPG
- a CDS encoding bifunctional adenosylcobinamide kinase/adenosylcobinamide-phosphate guanylyltransferase; translation: MKVRVEGTGGSEGWPVPGCACASCGRLDPGHRRPASILVDQRVRLAPSRQPSEAGPATASDIATGPDAPAGPHPGVEEGLPEGYRLLRTSDGREVTAPEGGRLLYAVGPPSRHGEPGDGPPPDSPFDVVLIDLPDRPERLGDLRRRGRVTPSTRIIAVNLCHRVPSEGELARRLGFWGAEAVPDGTVIGTASTPITDGPSEATGGRPRRTLLLGGSRSGKSEEAELRLAAEPEVTYVATGPSGGDDPDWLARVRTHRERRPAHWRTVETTDLAAVLSGGRGTFLVDGIGTWLAAVFDESGAWPGDTRPDDLRRLALDQVEERCEALVDAWRGARARVVAVSDETGLGVVPATAAGRLFRDALGRLNQALARESEEVALVVAGRVVPLPI